The following are encoded in a window of Aromatoleum petrolei genomic DNA:
- a CDS encoding superoxide dismutase translates to MEHTLPPLPYAKDALAPHISAETMEFHYGKHHQAYVTNLNNLIKGTEYENLDLEAIIKKAPAGGVYNNSAQVWNHTFFWNGMKPNGGGEPTGALAEAIKVKWGSFEDFKKAFTTSAVGNFGSGWTWLVKKADGSVDIVNMGAAGTPLTTGDKALLCIDVWEHAYYIDYRNRRPDFVATFLNSLANWDFAAKNFAA, encoded by the coding sequence ATGGAACATACCCTGCCCCCCCTGCCCTATGCGAAGGACGCCCTGGCTCCGCACATCTCGGCCGAGACCATGGAGTTCCACTACGGCAAGCACCACCAGGCCTATGTGACCAACCTCAACAACCTGATCAAGGGCACCGAGTACGAGAACCTCGACCTCGAGGCGATCATCAAGAAGGCCCCCGCCGGCGGCGTGTATAACAACTCCGCGCAGGTTTGGAACCACACCTTCTTCTGGAACGGCATGAAGCCGAACGGCGGCGGCGAGCCGACGGGCGCGCTGGCCGAAGCGATCAAGGTTAAGTGGGGCAGCTTCGAGGACTTCAAGAAGGCCTTCACGACCTCGGCCGTGGGCAACTTCGGTTCGGGCTGGACCTGGCTGGTGAAGAAGGCCGACGGCAGCGTCGACATCGTCAACATGGGCGCCGCCGGCACTCCGCTGACGACCGGCGACAAGGCCCTGCTCTGTATCGATGTGTGGGAACACGCCTATTACATCGACTACCGCAACCGTCGCCCGGACTTCGTCGCGACTTTCCTGAACAGCCTCGCCAACTGGGACTTCGCCGCGAAGAACTTCGCCGCCTGA